The Archocentrus centrarchus isolate MPI-CPG fArcCen1 chromosome 13, fArcCen1, whole genome shotgun sequence genomic interval GTTGCTAATATGTTAAATATCCTCTTCATTATTTTTGACAAGCAGTTACATAAACCCATGTATCTTCTCATTTGTAACCTTGCTGTAGTTGATATACTGTATACCTCTAGTGCCACTCCAACAATGATTGGGGTTCTACTTGCTGGTGTTAATACCATATCCTATGTAGAGTGCTTAattcaaatgtgtgttttccacTTAGGAATGGTGATGGAGCGGTTTGCTTTAGCAGTTATGGCATTTGATCGATTAATTGCTATAATATATCCTTTTCATTACCACAGTTATCTAACAAATACGCGTACTGTTGTTCTTACATATATCTTGTGGATTGTTGGCTGTTGTActattgttttgtttcctgCAACAGTTATTCCTCTCCCTCACTGCAGCTCGAGGCTCAAATACAATTTCTGTGACTTTGCTGCCATAATGCGAACCACTTGTGTCGACCCTGATGAATATTTCAATCAAAGCGCCATGATGTCATTTTTCGTTTTATTTCtcactttcagtttcatttgtctTTCATACTGTGGGatcttattttttgttaaactgTCTTCaaataatgacaaaaagaaaatggggAGCACTCTTGTGAGTCACGCAATTTGTGTAGTGTGTTTTTACTCTCCTATATTTGTCATCGTTATCTTGACCAGATTAGGTGTGGCATTGTCTCCAGAGGAACGTCAGGGTTTACTGATAGGGAACATCCTCGGTCCATCTCTCGTGAATCCTTTTGTGTACTGTCTTAGgacaaaagaaattaaaaataagctCCTTAAGATATTCAAAAACATTCATATCTGACTAGATTCTTGTGAACTGTGAGTGTGCTTCTTAAAATAATTGTGAAATAattgtgaaatgaaaatgaatctgtgggaaaaaaatacagtaatctAACAATAACCTAAATGAGGTGTAACATTTCTGAATATTACATGATCAGATGATTAACATATAATATGCTCCACTTTTGCCTTTCATGTAGAGTGaatagagagagaggggaagacaTGCAACAAAGCCCCGCTGGTCAGACACAAACCTGGCCCACCTGTACTGTGGCCATGACATGGTCACCGGCCCCATATGCTCCACTTTAACTCTACCACATATAATTATTCTGCTTAGTGAATTTACACTAACATGTCAGCACCCTATCTActctaaaaattattttaatacgAGTTTGAGCTAAAGTTTAATGTACAAGCTTTCTTTGGGGGTTTTTGGTGTTtgtcttttttacttttagtcTGTAACTGTTTTTGAGTTTGTCTGTAAGCAACAGTAGGTGCTGTTTCCTGCAATTTAaatcaggggtgtccaaacttttttcaaGGAGGGCCAGATTTGACAATGTGAAAGGGCCAACTGTCCCTGATGACAtaattttaaagaataaaagatgcatataaatattgttatttaatactttaattTCCATGCAACAAACATGAAGTAACCAAATGTGGGGCATAAATGCTCTCTGAATTTCCAGCTGTATGTCTACCACAGctccagagcagtggtagaCATGTCATGTAGGTGGGTGTCACTTAGGTTGGTTCTCAAGTGGTTCTTGTTTAGGTTCAGAACAGAGAAACTCTGTgcagcgcacacacaaacatgtggagccaaacaagcTGAACATAATCTTTGCAAAGGTTCGGATCTCTGGAAACTTGATCTTatccagctgctggtgttgtgccaaaaaagtaATCTTTAgctaaaaagtgatttaaggaaaaaaaactgatttctgatgtttttatgtgtttttgatgcATAATCATAGTCAACTGGATTTATGAAggccttataaataaaataaagaaatgacctgttttgcaagtatcttcATTCAAGatttcaagattcaagatgattttattgtcattatacgtcaagacatacaatgaaattacattccagaacacccatccaagaacacagagacaaacacaaacaggggagacaggcATCTCATGAATGTGTTACTGAATTTAAATTATAATCAACCTGATCTTTTTTGGCCACATCAACTATCTTTatagagctgtgatgttataGTTGTTGTATCTTCTGCTGCCCTTTCTCCAGATATCTCTGAAAGCAAATACACAACACCAGTAAAAATGCGATAGAGAGATGCTAGTGTTGACTGTCACACTGAAGCTCAGTCAGCTCCAACTGCAGGTGAAATGAAGAGTCAAACAGCAACATGcccttttcatccatccatccatcctcttctgcttatcctgtttaggCAAAATCCCCAAAATGGTATTGAATTCACCCGCGCTAACTGCTGCATACCATTTTGTTTTCACACCCGTACTAACAACCATGACCTCCCGCAGAGCTGGGAAGGGTGTGGTGCAGGGCTGGCTGGGGTTAGGAaaagtcgctaagttggcaacactgtgtCACCTATGACCACCACCCAAGGCAAATGACATCACACAGCATGGGCTGTGATTGGTTAATCATTCAGTCTTCTACTTTGTGAGGTTTTGAAGCAGTTGGCAGACATCTGCTGCGAGACACTGCAAACTGTAAACTGAAGACTCACATGTGCAGGctagcttttatttaattttatctatttataccagtttaaatgttgcattttattctgtattgtaaagcactttgtaaacTTTGTTCTTgttaagtgctatataaataaactttacttactccATGAGTTAAAAAGAGGAATTGCATGTTGAGTTGTATTCATTGCTTGggccaaaaataacacatgTATGGACAAGATGGGTGGGCCATATAAAATCCAAGATTGGACCATGTTTGGCCTGCAGGCAGTAGTTTGGACACCactgccataggtattaaaacactgcagtggtttgaatcgcatttatctaatagactccagtttgttatgtaaatggggagtcttcttcatatACTAAAGTTAAGTATGGAATTCCACAGGGTTATGTGCTAGAACCAattatacagtgccttgcgaaagtattcggcccccttgaacttttcaaccttttgccacatttcaggcttcaaacataaagatataaaatttttattttttgtgaagaatcaacaagggggacacaatcgtgaagtggaatgaatgatctctgaatgatccaatgttgtcccaaatgactgatgatgataaatagaatccacctgtgtgtaatcaagtctccgtataaacacacctgctctgtgatagtctcagggttctgttcaaagcgcagagagcatcatgaagaccaaggaacacaccaggcaggtccgagatactgttgtggagaagttcaaagccagatttggatacaaaaagatttcccaagctttaaacatctcaaggagcactgtgcaagcaatcatattgaaatggaaggagtatcagaccactgcaaatctaccaagacccggctgtccctctaaactttcatctcaaacaaggagaagactgatcagagatgcagccaagaggcccatgatcactctggatgaactgcagagatctacagctgaggtgggagagtctgtccataggacaacaatcagtcgcacactgcacaaatctggcctttatggaagagtggcaagaagaaagccatttctcaaagatatccataaaaagtctcgtttaaagtttgccacaagccacctgggagacacaccaaacatgaggaagaaggtgctctggtcagatgaaaacaaaatcgaactgtttggccacaatgcaaaacgatatgtttggcgtaaaagcaacacagctcatcaccctgaacacaccatccccactgtcaaacatggtggtggcagcatcatagTTTGGGCCTccttttcgtcagcagggacagggaagatggtcaaaattgataggaagatggatggggccaaatacaggaccattctggaagaaaacctgttggaatctgcaagagacctgagactgggatgGAGATTTATctttcaacaagacaatgatccaaaacataaagccaaatctacaatggaatggtttacaACTAAAAGTATCCAGGTGctggaatggccaagtcaaagtctagacctgaatccaattgagaatctgtggaaagagctgaagactgctgttcacaaatgctctccgtccaacctcactgagctcgagctgttttgcaaggaagaatgggcaagaattttaGTCTCTCAATGtacaaaactgatagagacataccccaagcgacttgcagctgtaattgcagcaaaaggtggcgctacaaagtattaacgcaagggggccgaataatattgcacgccccacttttcagttttttatttgttaaaaaagtttgacacatccaataaatttcattccacttcacgattgtgtcccacttgttgttgattcttcacaaaaaattaaaattttatatctttatgtttgaagcctgaaatgtggcaaaaggttgaaaagttcaaggggggcgaatactttcgcaaggca includes:
- the LOC115790386 gene encoding olfactory receptor 11A1-like, producing MLNILFIIFDKQLHKPMYLLICNLAVVDILYTSSATPTMIGVLLAGVALSPEERQGLLIGNILGPSLVNPFVYCLRTKEIKNKLLKIRHASLRQYY